The Candidatus Schekmanbacteria bacterium RIFCSPLOWO2_02_FULL_38_14 genome includes a region encoding these proteins:
- a CDS encoding butanediol dehydrogenase, whose translation MKAAVWYGQKDVRVVDVPEPKVAAGTVKIKVTYCGICGSDLHEYLKGPVIIPSKPHPLTGKMPPVTLGHEFCGPIVEVGEGIKNFKTGDRVTVDACLVCHECHWCKKAQYNLCAKLGSTGLCADGAFAEYVVVPAYTCYKLPQEMSDEAGAFVEPLAVATHAVKRGKIVPGDVVAIVGGGPIGLLVMQVAKASGASKVFVIEPMESRKKLAAELGATKVYDPAQGDVGKMIHEDTNGLRADLVFECVGKAETVDSAIKLSGKGARIVIVGIFSAPAQFHFARMQAHEKELIGSSAYPNEFPAAISFLADGRVNIKPLITGRIKLSEIIDKGFNELISHPEKNIKILVSM comes from the coding sequence ATGAAGGCTGCTGTATGGTATGGTCAGAAGGATGTGAGAGTTGTTGATGTGCCGGAACCAAAGGTTGCTGCCGGCACAGTTAAGATAAAAGTTACATACTGCGGAATCTGCGGTTCGGATTTGCATGAATATCTCAAAGGTCCTGTTATCATCCCGTCAAAACCACACCCCCTTACAGGGAAAATGCCTCCTGTTACTTTGGGGCATGAATTCTGCGGGCCTATTGTTGAAGTTGGGGAAGGCATTAAAAACTTTAAAACAGGTGACCGTGTAACCGTTGATGCCTGCCTTGTGTGCCATGAATGCCACTGGTGCAAAAAGGCGCAGTATAATCTCTGCGCAAAACTTGGAAGCACAGGGCTTTGTGCAGACGGGGCATTTGCAGAATATGTAGTTGTTCCTGCCTATACCTGCTATAAGCTCCCTCAGGAGATGTCAGATGAGGCAGGGGCGTTTGTTGAGCCTTTGGCTGTTGCAACACATGCTGTAAAGAGGGGAAAGATTGTACCCGGTGATGTTGTGGCAATTGTGGGAGGAGGTCCTATCGGGCTTCTTGTAATGCAGGTTGCAAAGGCGTCAGGCGCAAGCAAGGTTTTTGTTATTGAGCCAATGGAAAGCAGAAAAAAGCTTGCTGCTGAGCTTGGAGCAACAAAGGTTTATGACCCGGCGCAGGGTGATGTTGGAAAGATGATTCACGAGGATACAAACGGTCTGAGGGCTGACCTTGTGTTTGAGTGTGTTGGGAAGGCTGAGACAGTTGACTCTGCAATAAAGCTTTCAGGCAAAGGCGCAAGAATTGTAATTGTTGGAATCTTCTCGGCTCCTGCACAATTCCATTTTGCAAGGATGCAGGCGCACGAGAAGGAACTTATTGGCAGCTCTGCATATCCAAATGAGTTTCCTGCGGCAATCTCTTTTCTTGCAGACGGAAGGGTGAATATAAAGCCTTTAATAACCGGAAGAATTAAACTGAGTGAAATAATAGATAAAGGATTTAATGAGCTTATTTCTCACCCTGAAAAAAATATAAAGATTCTGGTTTCAATGTAA